A stretch of Pseudochaenichthys georgianus unplaced genomic scaffold, fPseGeo1.2 scaffold_167_arrow_ctg1, whole genome shotgun sequence DNA encodes these proteins:
- the gtf2a2 gene encoding LOW QUALITY PROTEIN: transcription initiation factor IIA subunit 2 (The sequence of the model RefSeq protein was modified relative to this genomic sequence to represent the inferred CDS: inserted 1 base in 1 codon; deleted 1 base in 1 codon), with the protein MGLKLCGNHPLNLGNEGNHSGKQSLGESDELIQLYRNTTLGNSLQESLDELIQTQQIXPQLALQVLLQFDKAINTGARHRVRNRVNFRGSLNTYRFCDNVWTFVLNDVEFREVTDLVKVDKVKIVACDGKSESTQNKSDK; encoded by the exons ATGGGACTGAAGCTGTGCGGCAACCACCCTCTCAATCTTGGAAATGAAGG AAACCACTCAGGGAAACAGTCTCTAGGAGAGTCTGACGAGCTCATTCAG CTGTACAGAAACACCACC CTGGGAAACAGTCTCCAGGAGAGTCTGGACGAGCTCATTCAG actcAACAGA ACCCTCAGCTCGCTCTCCAGGTTCTCCTTCAGTTTGATAAAGCGATCAACACGGGCGCTCGCCACCGCGTCCGAAACAGAGTGAACTTCAGG GGTTCTCTGAACACGTACCGGTTCTGCGACAACGTGTGGACGTTTGTTCTGAACGACGTGGAGTTTCGGGAGGTGACGGATTTGGTGAAAGTCGACAAAGTGAAGATCGTCGCCTGTGACGGAAAGAGCGAGTCGACGCAGAACAAGAGCGACAAATG A